The window TGTAATCCATGAAGATGTCACGCACCCCGATCCAGGCGTGATAGAAGAGCGCCAGGAAGAAGAGGAAGGCGAAGAAGCGGACGAGACCGTTGCGGAACAGGCCGGACCACGTCTGATAGGTCATTTCCGGCAGACCCAGGGCAGCCGCGGCAAACAGGATGGTGAAAATCACCATGAACAGAGCCGTCGCACGCTGCGCGATCCAATCGCGCAGACCATAATGAGCGCCCACGACGATACGCTTTACCATAGCTTCACCCCAATGATCACGGTCAGCGCAATGCTGACTCCCAG is drawn from Azoarcus sp. DN11 and contains these coding sequences:
- the sdhD gene encoding succinate dehydrogenase, hydrophobic membrane anchor protein → MVKRIVVGAHYGLRDWIAQRATALFMVIFTILFAAAALGLPEMTYQTWSGLFRNGLVRFFAFLFFLALFYHAWIGVRDIFMDYIKPVGVRLALHLVTIFVLVGYAGWAAQILWRL